A window of Ignavibacteriales bacterium contains these coding sequences:
- a CDS encoding T9SS type A sorting domain-containing protein yields MAFGFTKLCILLLYFIPLLHTSFTQDITNFHRMIFNGDKTALMEYKNNQKQIISNQNSKTYTLTVDADFKMEGIWILSASGSEYLNFTKNTQYIFKVASDSLQIFTNYYQQEIPYQHTVFYKEAYINNDLTITIKKVEANKTKYFNLLRAENITLLLNQIDLVYRTKKFNGGIVIEQILNNRPYYILRYNNFPNKNISCEWAVKGKQRSNNGDIYILNGQLKNSDIDSIVQNNPLNYKHAHFHYSFPDSIMSQIIHVGFFPFGHYYLDDPVYKLPLNVSIYQDTSASIDLIASKFWQQVDLHGSGKENLESAQMRIGNGKIYGYTSKSSYDKPFILSETEDAYFGFTPTYWFGKYINQTNTIRIRGDWGIRNDQQLFLSQSNDVLPQYPPKIQISNQDSVILEKEILSELFTISIAAGYVPDSLRFPVPPDKYKVVVMNDKSEVAHKPAITKATAVFDLRNEDKNPPNMILFQILSGDRINNIITPATKNTIRFKLEDDDSVSNVQLFYRSENDLNWSELPLSITELYYQTEIPVLSFNYYSLKINAEDPSGNSISIEMVPAFFYSKSTSIKVDKHEIISSFKLYQNFPNPFNPTTTIKYALPKSSYVELKIYDLIGREIKTLVSGNDTEGYKEVVWDGRNNSGEQVSSGIYFYHFKASSTEDGKVFEKSAKLMLLK; encoded by the coding sequence ATGGCTTTTGGATTTACGAAACTCTGCATATTATTACTATACTTTATTCCACTTCTTCATACTTCATTTACGCAAGATATAACAAATTTTCACAGAATGATTTTCAATGGCGATAAAACTGCTCTTATGGAATATAAAAATAACCAAAAGCAAATAATTAGTAATCAAAATTCCAAGACCTATACTTTAACTGTAGATGCAGATTTTAAAATGGAAGGTATTTGGATATTAAGTGCAAGTGGTAGCGAATATTTAAATTTTACAAAAAATACCCAGTATATTTTTAAAGTAGCATCTGATAGCTTACAGATATTTACAAATTACTATCAGCAAGAAATCCCATATCAACATACAGTTTTTTATAAAGAAGCATATATAAACAATGATTTAACAATTACTATTAAAAAAGTTGAAGCTAATAAAACAAAATATTTTAATTTGCTGCGGGCTGAAAATATAACTTTGCTGCTTAACCAAATAGATCTTGTATATAGAACTAAGAAATTTAACGGAGGTATCGTAATCGAGCAAATATTGAATAATAGACCTTACTATATATTGCGGTATAACAATTTTCCAAATAAGAATATAAGTTGCGAGTGGGCTGTAAAAGGTAAGCAGCGATCAAATAATGGTGACATATACATTTTAAATGGTCAACTAAAAAATTCAGATATAGATTCAATAGTGCAAAATAATCCTTTGAATTATAAACATGCTCATTTCCATTACAGTTTCCCGGATTCGATAATGTCGCAAATAATTCACGTTGGGTTTTTTCCGTTCGGTCATTATTATTTGGATGATCCAGTTTATAAATTACCACTTAATGTTAGTATTTACCAAGATACAAGTGCCTCGATTGATTTGATAGCCTCTAAGTTCTGGCAACAGGTTGATTTACATGGTTCTGGAAAGGAGAATTTAGAAAGTGCTCAAATGCGTATTGGCAATGGTAAAATATATGGCTATACCTCAAAATCAAGCTATGATAAACCATTTATTCTTTCGGAAACCGAGGACGCATATTTTGGTTTTACTCCTACTTACTGGTTTGGAAAATATATTAATCAAACAAACACAATAAGAATAAGGGGTGATTGGGGGATAAGGAATGATCAACAGCTATTTCTTTCGCAATCAAATGATGTACTACCACAGTACCCGCCCAAAATACAAATAAGTAACCAAGACAGTGTAATTTTAGAAAAAGAAATATTATCTGAATTATTTACAATTTCTATTGCTGCAGGTTACGTCCCTGATAGTTTGAGATTTCCAGTTCCACCGGATAAATATAAGGTAGTTGTCATGAACGATAAGAGTGAAGTTGCACATAAACCAGCTATTACAAAAGCAACTGCGGTATTTGATTTGAGGAATGAAGATAAGAATCCACCAAACATGATTTTATTTCAGATACTTTCCGGTGATAGAATAAACAATATTATTACCCCTGCTACTAAGAATACTATTCGTTTTAAGCTGGAAGATGACGACTCTGTATCTAATGTGCAATTGTTCTACAGGTCTGAAAATGATTTGAATTGGTCAGAACTACCGCTGAGCATAACCGAATTGTATTATCAAACTGAAATACCGGTATTATCATTCAATTACTATTCACTAAAGATAAATGCGGAAGATCCCTCCGGCAATTCGATTAGTATAGAAATGGTACCAGCCTTTTTTTATAGTAAAAGCACATCAATAAAAGTTGATAAGCATGAAATTATTAGTTCCTTTAAACTATATCAGAACTTTCCCAATCCGTTTAATCCAACAACAACAATAAAATATGCTCTGCCAAAATCATCATATGTTGAGTTGAAGATTTATGATCTTATAGGAAGAGAGATAAAAACTTTAGTTTCAGGTAATGACACAGAGGGATATAAAGAAGTTGTATGGGATGGAAGGAACAATTCAGGTGAGCAGGTTTCAAGCGGGATTTACTTTTATCATTTTAAAGCTTCTTCAACTGAGGATGGAAAGGTGTTTGAGAAAAGCGCCAAGCTGATGCTTCTAAAATAA
- a CDS encoding secondary thiamine-phosphate synthase enzyme YjbQ — MDIKTLSFDVKTKGFNDLIDITDNVQSLISSSGLSEGNALVFVVGSTAGITTTEFEPGLKKDLPELFEKLIPSNKNYHHDNTWHDGNGYAHLRASILGASFTVPFSNKQLLLGTWQQIILIDFDNLQRTRHIILQLIGK; from the coding sequence ATGGATATAAAAACATTATCATTTGATGTAAAGACAAAAGGCTTTAACGATTTAATCGATATTACTGATAATGTTCAATCGCTTATCAGCAGCTCCGGGTTATCAGAAGGAAATGCGCTGGTATTTGTGGTTGGCTCTACGGCTGGAATAACAACCACCGAGTTTGAGCCCGGTTTGAAAAAAGATCTGCCAGAACTTTTTGAAAAATTAATTCCTTCGAACAAAAATTATCATCATGATAACACCTGGCACGATGGTAATGGTTATGCGCATTTAAGAGCATCAATTCTAGGCGCATCTTTCACCGTTCCTTTTTCCAACAAGCAGCTTTTACTTGGAACATGGCAGCAAATAATTCTTATCGATTTTGACAATCTACAGAGAACCAGACATATTATTTTACAACTAATTGGTAAATAA
- a CDS encoding T9SS type A sorting domain-containing protein: MNKHLYYIKLLAIPVLFLFGGWGKVAHQKINYNAAQYFPKEMNGFENWKDYLSEHASDADNRKGSDPTEGIKHYIDIDSYSEFVTNGFISQNLDSMVMLHGAAYVNDQGILPWATITTFDSLKKCFSRKDWNRAKFFAADLGHYVGDGHMPLHITKNYNPGGLHSRYESNLMSRYADQIIFNTDSIGYVSNTSDFIFHYIYSNYSYVDSVIQSDINSKSTAGNTNSDLYYSTLWSQTKNFTSDLLNHAAKNLAVLIYSAWVEAGKPQIVTQVKDERGSSNFRLFQNYPNPFNPSTEIGFQLASFSTVTLKIFNVLGTEVATLVNEDKPAGNYEVVFNTSRSEVTSHLTSGIYFYKLTAGSYSTTKKMMVMK; this comes from the coding sequence ATGAATAAACATTTGTACTATATAAAACTGTTAGCAATCCCGGTATTATTTCTTTTCGGCGGCTGGGGAAAAGTTGCCCATCAAAAAATAAATTATAATGCAGCACAATATTTCCCCAAGGAAATGAACGGTTTTGAAAACTGGAAGGACTATCTTTCTGAGCACGCTTCCGATGCGGATAACAGAAAGGGAAGCGATCCTACAGAAGGCATTAAACATTATATAGACATCGATAGTTACTCCGAGTTTGTTACAAATGGATTTATATCTCAAAATTTAGATTCGATGGTTATGCTGCACGGGGCAGCTTATGTGAACGACCAGGGGATTTTACCATGGGCAACGATTACTACTTTCGATTCTTTGAAGAAATGTTTTAGCAGAAAGGATTGGAACAGAGCAAAATTTTTTGCGGCAGATCTTGGACATTATGTTGGTGACGGACATATGCCGCTTCATATTACAAAAAATTATAATCCGGGTGGATTGCATTCCAGGTATGAAAGCAATCTAATGAGCCGGTATGCAGATCAAATAATTTTTAATACGGATTCTATCGGCTACGTTTCAAATACTTCCGATTTTATTTTTCATTATATCTATTCAAATTATTCATATGTCGATTCAGTAATTCAGTCGGATATTAATTCAAAAAGTACTGCCGGAAACACAAACAGCGATTTGTATTATTCAACCTTGTGGAGTCAAACAAAAAACTTTACAAGCGATCTATTAAACCATGCAGCTAAAAATTTAGCTGTGTTAATATATTCCGCTTGGGTAGAAGCCGGCAAACCACAAATTGTTACGCAGGTAAAGGATGAAAGAGGATCTTCAAATTTCCGGCTATTTCAAAATTATCCGAATCCTTTTAATCCATCAACAGAAATTGGTTTTCAACTTGCTTCGTTTAGTACTGTAACTTTAAAAATATTTAATGTTCTTGGAACCGAAGTTGCAACATTGGTAAATGAAGATAAACCAGCAGGTAATTATGAAGTTGTGTTTAATACCAGTAGGAGTGAGGTTACTTCGCACCTAACAAGTGGAATTTATTTTTATAAGCTTACTGCAGGAAGTTACTCAACAACTAAAAAGATGATGGTGATGAAATAA
- the nusA gene encoding transcription termination factor NusA — MNSEIVESFSQMVREKNIDKDVLGGIIEEIFGILVKKKYGLEAVYDVVVNMDKGDIEIFLEKQIVENVVDPNIEISLEEVEKRGNDDGLEVGEVFVEKLDLSSFGRRLINLARQSLNQKIRELEKDIIYNEYIEMLNEIVVGDIYQVRKNDILVNHNKNELLLPRHEQIPREKYRKGETVRAIVKEVKKTPNGPVIIVSRADNLFLQRLFEIEIPEIYDGVIEIKGIAREPGERAKVAVESSDGRIDAVGACVGMKGVRIHAIVRELNNENIDVVNFSDDIEVYIQRALSPAKLKAISVDEDTRKATVVADSDQVSLVVGRNGVNIRLAMKLTGYEIEVIREEKSYEEYEEDIELVDLKEELGNEVYEILINHRFDTALEVLTAKPEKLKEISELSEEKIAEIIEILKNQFEEEE; from the coding sequence ATGAATAGTGAGATAGTTGAATCCTTCTCCCAGATGGTTAGAGAAAAGAATATCGATAAGGATGTTCTTGGAGGAATAATCGAGGAAATATTCGGAATACTTGTTAAGAAAAAATATGGACTCGAAGCAGTATATGATGTAGTTGTTAATATGGATAAGGGTGATATAGAAATATTTCTTGAAAAACAAATTGTTGAAAATGTAGTTGATCCAAATATTGAAATTAGTTTAGAGGAAGTAGAAAAACGCGGCAATGATGATGGATTAGAAGTCGGCGAAGTTTTTGTTGAAAAATTAGATTTAAGTTCCTTTGGCAGAAGATTGATAAATCTTGCTCGTCAGAGTTTAAACCAGAAAATCCGTGAACTTGAAAAAGATATTATTTATAATGAATATATTGAAATGCTTAACGAGATAGTTGTTGGCGATATTTACCAGGTTAGAAAGAATGACATTCTTGTTAACCATAATAAGAATGAATTGCTACTTCCGCGCCACGAACAAATCCCGAGAGAAAAATATCGCAAAGGAGAGACTGTTAGAGCAATTGTAAAAGAAGTTAAAAAAACGCCGAATGGTCCGGTAATTATCGTTTCCCGCGCTGATAATTTATTCCTGCAAAGATTGTTTGAAATTGAAATACCAGAAATTTATGATGGCGTAATTGAGATAAAAGGAATTGCAAGAGAACCAGGTGAAAGAGCAAAGGTTGCAGTCGAATCTTCCGATGGAAGAATTGATGCTGTTGGAGCATGCGTTGGAATGAAAGGTGTTCGTATCCATGCAATAGTAAGAGAACTGAACAATGAAAATATTGACGTTGTTAATTTTTCTGATGACATAGAAGTATATATTCAAAGGGCATTATCACCTGCTAAACTAAAAGCAATTTCTGTTGATGAAGACACAAGAAAAGCAACAGTGGTAGCTGATAGCGATCAGGTTTCATTAGTTGTTGGAAGAAACGGAGTAAATATTCGACTCGCAATGAAACTTACTGGTTATGAAATTGAAGTTATTAGAGAAGAAAAATCGTATGAAGAATATGAAGAAGACATTGAATTGGTAGATCTGAAAGAAGAACTTGGTAACGAAGTTTATGAAATTCTAATCAACCACCGGTTCGATACGGCATTGGAAGTATTAACTGCAAAACCAGAAAAGTTAAAAGAAATTTCTGAACTTAGTGAAGAGAAAATTGCCGAAATAATTGAAATACTTAAAAATCAATTTGAAGAAGAAGAGTAA
- the infB gene encoding translation initiation factor IF-2, with amino-acid sequence MSEEAKTKKVRIYKYASEYNLSADSLLEFLQKKGHDVKSHMSALSDDMIADITAHFKKDIEKAEKHYRKISEFQKKRAEKSEQPSKEEPVKVEVKTVVEEIPKVEEIPPVEEIVVKETHVEEIVHQVEIVAEVEEKEKDRKEIEETPVVLEKPTEETDNPTEQTEILSYQTDMEKEIKQRRGLTIVGKMDLDKGKKKPVVSPDRTKLSKGEETVREGVPAKDLKVKTAAEESELDQSKKKKKKPKAKKKLKVETTEEVVAVPKKKKFKRIEVDGREVDEAIKRTLSSFDDSVVAERASIRKRKKKEKAEIQERKLEEQLADEKKLKVTEFIAVSEIANLMNVPVSDVISKCIGLGIMVSINQRLDVDTITLVADEFGFEVEFQDEYSSEELADTPDTIASLKPRPPVVTIMGHVDHGKTSLLDRIRSTNVVSGEAGGITQHIGAYQVNVQGKFITFLDTPGHEAFTAMRARGAKVTDIVVLVVAADDAVMPQTVEAINHAQAANVPIIIAINKIDKPGANPDKIKQQLGDRNILVEEWGGRYQCIEISAKAGKNIEELLERILLEAEVLELKANPDRKARGTVVESQLDKGRGITGTILVQKGTLEIGDPFVAGVNHGRVRAMFDERNNKVMKASPSAPVMVLGFEGAPQAGDTFVVVESERAAREISIKRQQLKREQDQRQVHHITLDEIAHQISIGGVKELPLIVKGDVDGSVEALSDSLMKLSNEEVIIRVIHTGVGQISEGDVLLASASGAIIIGFHVRPNLNARKLAEAEKVDIRLYNVIYDAINEVKSALEGLLSPVISEEITATVEIRETFKVPKAGTIAGCYVQEGKIQRSNKVRLIRQGIVTWEGELDSLRRFKDDVKEVDAGYECGLNLHNFNDIKVGDIVEAYKFIETKKKLE; translated from the coding sequence ATGTCCGAAGAAGCCAAGACAAAGAAAGTTAGAATTTACAAATATGCATCTGAGTATAATCTATCAGCAGATTCGTTGTTAGAATTCCTCCAGAAGAAAGGACACGATGTAAAATCGCATATGTCCGCTCTATCGGATGATATGATTGCGGATATTACTGCTCATTTCAAAAAGGATATTGAAAAGGCGGAAAAACATTACCGTAAGATTTCGGAATTTCAAAAAAAGAGAGCGGAGAAATCGGAGCAGCCCAGCAAGGAAGAACCAGTAAAAGTAGAAGTAAAAACTGTTGTTGAGGAAATTCCTAAAGTTGAAGAAATTCCTCCGGTTGAGGAAATTGTTGTAAAAGAAACTCATGTTGAAGAAATAGTTCACCAGGTTGAAATTGTAGCCGAAGTTGAAGAGAAGGAAAAAGATAGAAAAGAAATTGAAGAGACTCCTGTAGTTTTAGAAAAGCCAACCGAAGAAACTGACAATCCCACGGAACAGACTGAAATTCTGAGTTATCAGACGGATATGGAAAAGGAAATTAAGCAGCGTAGAGGCTTAACTATTGTTGGTAAGATGGATCTTGATAAAGGTAAGAAAAAACCTGTGGTTTCTCCGGATAGAACAAAATTATCCAAAGGTGAAGAAACTGTACGCGAAGGTGTTCCCGCAAAAGATTTAAAAGTTAAAACTGCTGCTGAAGAATCCGAACTGGATCAATCTAAAAAGAAAAAGAAAAAACCAAAAGCAAAGAAAAAACTAAAAGTAGAAACAACTGAAGAAGTAGTTGCAGTCCCAAAGAAAAAGAAATTTAAGCGCATTGAAGTTGATGGCAGGGAAGTGGATGAAGCAATTAAAAGAACGCTTTCCAGTTTTGATGATTCGGTTGTGGCAGAACGTGCAAGCATAAGAAAAAGAAAGAAAAAGGAAAAAGCAGAAATTCAGGAAAGAAAACTTGAAGAACAGCTTGCAGACGAAAAGAAATTAAAAGTTACTGAGTTTATTGCTGTTAGCGAAATTGCAAACCTGATGAATGTTCCTGTATCCGATGTTATTTCTAAATGTATCGGATTGGGCATTATGGTTTCTATCAACCAGCGACTTGATGTTGATACAATAACTCTGGTTGCAGATGAATTTGGTTTTGAAGTTGAGTTTCAGGATGAGTATTCATCAGAAGAGTTGGCTGATACACCGGATACCATTGCATCCTTGAAACCACGTCCACCGGTAGTTACAATTATGGGGCACGTTGATCATGGCAAAACATCATTGCTTGATCGGATAAGATCTACTAACGTTGTTTCCGGTGAAGCGGGTGGAATAACACAACACATTGGTGCTTACCAGGTAAACGTACAGGGAAAGTTCATTACATTTTTAGATACACCGGGACACGAAGCTTTTACTGCAATGCGCGCCCGTGGTGCAAAAGTAACAGATATTGTTGTTCTTGTTGTTGCTGCGGATGATGCTGTAATGCCACAAACTGTGGAAGCTATAAATCATGCTCAGGCTGCAAACGTTCCAATTATTATTGCGATAAACAAAATAGATAAACCAGGCGCTAACCCGGATAAAATTAAACAGCAGCTTGGCGATAGAAATATTCTGGTAGAAGAATGGGGTGGAAGATATCAATGTATAGAAATATCTGCTAAAGCTGGTAAAAACATTGAAGAACTATTAGAAAGAATTTTGCTTGAAGCAGAAGTGCTTGAACTAAAAGCTAATCCAGATAGAAAAGCCCGCGGAACTGTTGTAGAAAGCCAGCTTGATAAAGGACGTGGAATTACCGGAACAATCCTGGTACAAAAAGGCACGCTGGAAATTGGTGATCCATTTGTTGCGGGTGTAAATCATGGACGTGTTAGAGCTATGTTTGATGAAAGAAATAATAAAGTGATGAAAGCAAGTCCATCAGCGCCGGTTATGGTGCTTGGCTTTGAAGGAGCGCCTCAGGCAGGTGATACTTTCGTAGTTGTAGAATCCGAAAGAGCTGCACGTGAAATAAGCATTAAACGTCAGCAGTTAAAACGTGAACAGGATCAAAGACAAGTTCACCATATTACACTTGATGAAATTGCACATCAGATTAGCATTGGCGGAGTTAAAGAACTTCCACTTATTGTTAAAGGTGATGTGGATGGATCTGTAGAAGCACTTTCCGATTCTTTGATGAAATTATCGAATGAAGAAGTTATAATTCGTGTTATTCATACAGGAGTAGGACAAATTTCTGAAGGTGATGTTCTATTAGCTTCCGCATCTGGAGCAATTATAATTGGTTTCCATGTTCGTCCAAATTTAAATGCCCGTAAACTTGCTGAAGCCGAGAAAGTTGATATCCGGCTTTACAACGTAATTTATGATGCAATCAACGAAGTGAAATCTGCTCTTGAAGGATTACTCTCACCGGTTATTTCAGAAGAAATTACTGCAACCGTTGAAATTAGAGAAACATTTAAAGTGCCTAAAGCAGGAACAATTGCAGGCTGTTATGTTCAGGAAGGTAAGATACAAAGATCTAATAAAGTAAGATTGATTCGCCAGGGAATTGTAACCTGGGAAGGTGAGCTCGATTCCTTAAGAAGATTTAAAGACGATGTTAAAGAAGTTGATGCTGGCTATGAGTGCGGCTTAAACCTGCACAACTTTAACGATATAAAAGTTGGGGACATAGTTGAAGCATATAAATTTATTGAAACTAAAAAGAAATTAGAGTAA
- a CDS encoding T9SS type A sorting domain-containing protein gives MKNFILIILTILLTFLNNIILAQNPPPPHPPEANMSLVAFYDDPWNDFHSWAFIYSGWCRYYSSADFGYELQKYESNQWVTKINIEFYHLTQPDMSGNWQGYDGLQFLDAAAIYGNGDYRVKGYCTAENTPASDEAVSDWAYGSITDVVSPETPVSFDGSWQSNHPYISWDANSEYDLKDYVVYKKIGSGSWAYRASTTATHYSDINENPYTEGDKRFVYYKVTARDYTNNESAATSQEVFVCNPWLEKTKSADEISYTYELSQNYPNPFNPTTVIKFQLAQSTFVRLTVYNQLGQEISVLLNDNLEKGKHSVEFNAQNLPSGIYIYQLKAGNFTMVNKMILTK, from the coding sequence ATGAAAAATTTTATCTTGATTATTTTAACTATTTTATTAACTTTTTTAAACAACATAATACTTGCACAAAATCCACCACCACCACACCCCCCTGAAGCAAATATGAGTTTAGTAGCTTTTTACGATGATCCTTGGAATGACTTTCATTCATGGGCATTTATTTACTCCGGATGGTGTAGATATTATAGTAGTGCTGATTTCGGTTATGAGTTACAGAAGTATGAAAGTAACCAATGGGTAACAAAAATTAATATCGAATTTTATCATTTAACTCAACCTGATATGAGTGGTAACTGGCAAGGGTATGATGGATTACAATTCCTTGATGCAGCAGCTATATATGGTAATGGAGATTATCGTGTTAAGGGTTATTGTACAGCTGAAAATACCCCTGCAAGTGATGAGGCTGTATCAGACTGGGCATATGGTTCAATAACAGATGTAGTCAGTCCTGAAACCCCAGTTTCATTTGATGGTTCTTGGCAGTCAAATCATCCATATATTTCCTGGGATGCTAATAGTGAATATGATTTAAAGGATTACGTCGTTTACAAAAAAATAGGTTCTGGAAGCTGGGCATATCGTGCTTCAACAACTGCCACACATTATTCAGATATAAACGAAAACCCTTACACAGAAGGTGATAAACGTTTCGTTTATTATAAGGTTACTGCCAGAGACTATACAAACAATGAATCAGCAGCTACTTCACAAGAAGTTTTTGTTTGCAATCCGTGGCTTGAAAAAACCAAATCTGCTGATGAAATTTCTTATACATATGAACTTTCACAAAATTATCCCAATCCCTTTAATCCAACAACCGTAATTAAATTTCAATTAGCTCAAAGTACGTTTGTTAGATTAACTGTTTACAATCAGTTGGGGCAGGAAATCTCAGTCTTGTTAAATGATAATCTTGAAAAAGGTAAACACAGTGTAGAATTTAATGCGCAAAATTTACCGAGTGGAATATATATTTATCAATTAAAAGCCGGTAACTTTACAATGGTCAATAAAATGATATTAACAAAATAG
- the rbfA gene encoding 30S ribosome-binding factor RbfA — protein sequence MSFRIEKVSKLIKEEISIIFLYKLKDPAFGLITITDVKVSPDLRVAKIYFSVFNKEKRNFVLEKVNEAKALIRTELAQRVKLRFVPDIDFFIDDTIDYVEKMEGIFKKIHENDKQNND from the coding sequence ATGTCATTCAGAATAGAAAAAGTATCTAAGTTGATAAAAGAAGAGATTAGTATAATCTTTCTTTATAAACTGAAAGATCCTGCATTTGGACTTATTACAATTACAGATGTAAAAGTTAGTCCGGATTTACGGGTTGCAAAAATTTATTTTTCGGTTTTTAATAAAGAAAAAAGAAATTTTGTACTGGAAAAAGTAAACGAAGCAAAAGCATTAATTAGAACAGAATTAGCCCAAAGAGTTAAGCTGCGCTTTGTTCCTGATATTGATTTCTTTATTGATGATACAATTGATTACGTCGAAAAGATGGAAGGAATTTTTAAAAAGATTCATGAGAATGATAAACAAAACAACGACTGA
- a CDS encoding ribosome maturation factor RimP produces MNILQKKISDLALQVTEGLGFLLIEVVYKGDERNRIIQIFIDSETGVSADDCAAVSFQLAKILEEQDLIPYKYRLEVSSPGTERPLKFLKQFPKHLNRKFEVIYHAEEEMNKIEGKLIQIDGEDLYFSQNKNELMINFNKIKSAKVIISF; encoded by the coding sequence ATGAATATCTTACAGAAAAAAATATCAGATCTTGCCTTACAAGTAACAGAAGGTTTAGGTTTTCTACTTATAGAAGTTGTCTACAAAGGCGACGAAAGGAATCGAATTATTCAGATTTTTATTGATAGTGAAACCGGTGTATCCGCAGACGATTGTGCAGCAGTAAGCTTTCAATTAGCAAAGATTTTGGAAGAACAAGATTTAATTCCATATAAATATCGGTTAGAAGTTTCTTCGCCTGGTACCGAGCGACCATTAAAATTCCTGAAACAATTTCCCAAACACTTGAACAGAAAATTTGAGGTAATTTACCACGCTGAAGAAGAAATGAATAAAATAGAAGGTAAGCTTATTCAAATAGATGGCGAAGATCTTTACTTCAGCCAAAACAAAAATGAATTAATGATTAACTTTAATAAAATTAAGTCAGCAAAAGTAATAATTAGCTTTTGA
- a CDS encoding IS1182 family transposase yields the protein MKFRPYQQHQVIMFPNNLEELIPENHLIRIIDLIVEQLDFKKLYNSYSEEGQPGYHPMMLVKILLYGYSVGVRSSRKIAEKLLSDIYFMYLAGMQKPDFRTISDFRKNKKEYLIEYFKQVLQICKRMGLFSLGHVAIDGTKIEANSSRKMMLDKDDLLRLESNVEEKIRHIIECADKIDKEEDKKYGEDKRGEELPEELSGKEKLLEKIKQAKKHLEENNLKRVSLTDPESRIMLTNNRGTDICYNVQAAIDSEHQVILACKASSKEDDHGNLIPVYEEVVQNAGEKPKEVSADAGYQSGRIYNYLEKNKIDAYLPDCKISAETDESGKEIIGKFDRRKFIYNAIADTYTCPNEKQMKFKKNDKRNGVKFKIYKGQSCKDCKLRRECISKQTAKFREINIYENDKFKTEMRNKLLSTEGRIKYKKRMLIEAVFAHLKRTMLFRQFLLRGIEKTNCELSLLCTAYNIKKLWKQLSLETI from the coding sequence ATGAAATTTCGTCCATACCAGCAACACCAAGTAATAATGTTTCCAAATAATCTGGAAGAACTTATCCCTGAAAATCATTTGATTAGAATAATTGATTTAATTGTTGAACAACTTGATTTTAAAAAATTATATAATAGTTATAGTGAAGAAGGACAACCTGGGTACCACCCAATGATGTTGGTAAAAATATTATTATATGGCTATTCAGTGGGGGTAAGGAGTTCAAGAAAAATTGCGGAGAAATTATTAAGTGATATTTACTTTATGTATCTGGCCGGAATGCAGAAACCGGACTTCAGGACAATAAGTGACTTCAGGAAAAACAAAAAGGAATACCTGATAGAATATTTTAAGCAGGTACTTCAGATATGTAAACGTATGGGTTTATTTTCACTAGGGCATGTAGCAATAGATGGGACAAAGATAGAAGCAAATTCATCAAGAAAAATGATGTTGGATAAAGATGATCTCTTAAGACTTGAAAGCAATGTTGAGGAAAAGATACGCCATATAATCGAATGTGCAGATAAAATAGATAAAGAAGAGGATAAAAAATACGGGGAAGACAAAAGAGGGGAGGAACTTCCAGAAGAACTATCAGGCAAGGAGAAACTCTTAGAAAAGATAAAACAGGCAAAGAAACATCTTGAGGAAAATAATTTAAAGAGAGTAAGCCTAACAGATCCGGAATCAAGAATAATGCTGACTAATAATAGGGGTACTGATATATGCTATAATGTTCAAGCAGCTATAGATAGTGAACATCAGGTAATATTAGCATGTAAAGCATCGAGTAAAGAAGATGATCATGGTAATTTAATTCCAGTATATGAAGAAGTTGTTCAGAATGCAGGAGAAAAACCGAAAGAAGTATCTGCCGATGCAGGATACCAAAGTGGAAGAATCTATAATTATTTGGAAAAGAATAAAATAGATGCGTATCTGCCTGATTGTAAAATAAGCGCTGAGACGGATGAATCGGGTAAAGAAATAATCGGGAAATTTGATAGAAGGAAGTTTATATATAACGCAATTGCTGACACTTATACTTGTCCAAATGAGAAGCAGATGAAATTTAAGAAAAATGATAAACGTAATGGAGTAAAGTTCAAAATATATAAAGGTCAATCATGTAAAGACTGCAAACTTAGAAGAGAGTGCATAAGTAAGCAAACTGCGAAGTTCAGAGAGATAAATATATATGAAAACGATAAGTTTAAGACTGAAATGCGGAATAAACTATTATCTACTGAGGGAAGAATAAAGTATAAGAAAAGAATGCTCATAGAGGCTGTCTTTGCACATCTAAAAAGAACAATGTTGTTCAGACAGTTCTTGCTTCGCGGAATTGAAAAAACCAATTGTGAGTTGAGTTTACTTTGTACTGCTTACAATATTAAGAAATTATGGAAACAGTTAAGTCTGGAAACTATATAA